The Cylindrospermum stagnale PCC 7417 genome segment GGTAATTCCAACTGTGGCGTTAACCCCACATCTTCCAACTGTTGAAAAAATCTGATTGCTTGGGGATTTAATTTGGCAAGGCGATGACCAACTTCAGGACCTGTAAATTGGGATTTTTGTCCCCAAATCATAGCAGTGGGAGTTGTCAACTGTTGAATGTATTGGGACAAATCAAAGCACAAGTCACCACGTACAAAGGATAGCGCCGCATACTCAGCATTTGGCTGCTGGGCAGATTGTAGATAAGCCTCAACAATTTCCTGGTATACTCGATTAGATTGAGCAAATTGCCGTTGCTCCAAGAAGCTGCGAATACCCCCCTCGGTAGCAACTCCAGTGCTATACAACAAGCGGTCAACAATGGGAACGCTGATTAACTGGGCAAAAAAGCTGCGGGAGTAGTCTTCACCAAAGTCAGAAAGTCCAGCGGGAGTGGTGAGAATTAAAGACTTGAATAAATTGGGATGAGTAAGAGCCAACCGAATTGTCAACGCTGCTGTCAGGGAAGATGCAATCACCGTCACTGGCGCTGTACAAGTCTGCTCAATAAACTCCCGAATTGTCGTCAAATAATCTTCAATCTGATAATTTCGTGCCGGATGTTCAGATCTACCCCAACCGATCAAATCTGGTGCAATCACCCGATATTCGGCGGCAAAAGCAGGATAGACTTTCGACCATTCATAAGCCGAAGACCCACCACCAAACCCGTGCAAAAATACCAAAGTTTCTCGTTCGGTTTTGGCGGTGATATTATCCTCCCAAGGTGAGCCAGAAGCAGTATAGTATGTAATTCTACCTAAAGAGGTATTTATGGAGCGTTGCTCAAATCCCAGTGGCTGAAACATAAGTATTTTTTTGCACTCGTGTCATTAATTTGGATGTGTAACACTTGCATAAATCGGTCACGGTTACTAATTAAGTGGAAACAAATCATCCTTGTTTATTAATTATCGGCGAACCAATAACTCCAAAACCTCCTACCACCGTCAGATCCGTAGGCAATCGCTGGAAAGCGATCGCCAACTGCTTACCCAATCAGCACTACCAGCCGCTAGTGAAAGCTAATTTTGACTCAAAGTTGCCCCCCAATGCTTTATTATCTGTAGCGGCAGAGAACATCAAAAGCATTACCTTCTGGGCCTTTAATGGTCAATTCACCCTTGATAACCTTCGTTTTGGTTTTTAGCTCAAAATCCTCAAAACTCAACCACAAAAGCGCTCTGCATCTGCCCAGCCCAGGTACTCTGGTAGAGTAGACTGATGAATCACACCCCTAGTTACGGGAAAGGAACGAGGTTGGAAGTTGGAAGTGTGAAATTTCTGCCTTCACCCTAGACTTTAGCTAGCAAGCCTTTTGGTTGCCTATTCTTTCCTGTTCTTAGGCAAAAATTATATATTTTAGACAGTCGAATTGTAATTAAGTAGGTAAACACTGTGGCACAGGCTTCGTCTTCTTGGCGGCAATTGATCAACCAGCTCCCCAACTGGTCGCTTCCAGAGATTAAGACAGTTCGCCCAAAACAGCGAAATTTAAAGCGTTTCTCTGAACCTGGGGGCGTTCTTGGGTTCCTGACAATCGTCGTTGCTATGCTGTTATGGAACTGGAAACTGCTGCTGGCTCTAGGAATTGGCATTGGGGTGATGGTATTAGCTTACTCAATGCAGAAGTGGGACTGGCAAAAACGCTTGTTCGACATTCGCAGGTTT includes the following:
- a CDS encoding alpha/beta fold hydrolase; this encodes MFQPLGFEQRSINTSLGRITYYTASGSPWEDNITAKTERETLVFLHGFGGGSSAYEWSKVYPAFAAEYRVIAPDLIGWGRSEHPARNYQIEDYLTTIREFIEQTCTAPVTVIASSLTAALTIRLALTHPNLFKSLILTTPAGLSDFGEDYSRSFFAQLISVPIVDRLLYSTGVATEGGIRSFLEQRQFAQSNRVYQEIVEAYLQSAQQPNAEYAALSFVRGDLCFDLSQYIQQLTTPTAMIWGQKSQFTGPEVGHRLAKLNPQAIRFFQQLEDVGLTPQLELPAVTIGLIRLFLPLLNE